GTCAAATATTTGGATAAACCATTTCTCTCTAGAACAAAGATCCTTTcagagaaaaataataatagtaaTAATAGATTGTTAAGGTAGATCAATGTAGACAAAGTACAACTAAATGACTAATGCATTGTGTTTAACACAATAAATTGAAAACTAAATTCGATGAGAATAAATTATTCCTATCAAATTTAGTTGGATTTTAAAGTTTAAGGAAGACAAATTTGTTCATCGATCTAGATGGAATAACAATGCAAATTCTcataaacttttttttaaagacaCTTATTAAGTTTCTATAAATTTTATGTGACTTGAATAGCTATTATGAGAATGTAACAGACAAGAAGTTATGAACAAAAACTCAAAAGTAGCATGCAGCATACAACTATTATTTAGTAATAAGCTCAATTATTCATAAAATTATCTATTTATGGCAACAAACAAACTAAACTAAAATATTTGGTTTAGACCTAGACCGAAAGTCTAAACCCAATATCCATCTTGTGAAACCCTAGGCAAAAATTGTAGCTTGGCCGCCTTCAACCCTAGTCGCACCCAACCATCACCCATTGCCAGCCAAGGAGGCAAAGTGGCATCGGTTGTGGCTCTTCTGCTTCGTTTGAATCGGCTTCCATCATACCTTAGCAGATCTGGATGCGGCCTTATAGGTAGATTGTTGTGGTGTGGTGGTATTCTTCAATATGatctcaccaccaccaccaccaccattgaGCAACCCATGATCATTCTTCGTAATAGCATTGCAAATCCTCGTTAGGTAAAATTGAGTAAGAGAAAAATTTGAGTCGAAGGAAGGGATGAGGAATTGGTTGTAAAAGAAGAGAGACGGGGATTGCAAATGGTTTGATTCATAGTATTAATCATATAAAGGGAGAGATAAAAGGAACATTAGACACTCCAATAGGAAGAAACTAAGGTTTCTCATAGTAGGGGAGGCACGCAAATTCTCATCAACTTCAAATGTATTTTACATCATGTAGTGATGTAGATGAACTAATCATTATTCTAGGAACAATACCATTCGTTCAAACTTAAGTACGTTGAGTTGCTTATTTGACAACAAGTTGGATTCACAATCAAATGTGTTCATTGTGCAGAAGCTCATTCACTTTGAGCATGAATTACAAATTGAAGGTGATTCGAAAACTTTGACTGATTGTATTAAGAAAAAAGTTCACAatcggtacccaaactcttgtggcaaggtcaatgtagtaccccaactcgaacttgtaccaatgtagtacccaaactcgttaTTCGCTATCAATGAGGGGTCTGACGCCAATTTCTGTTACGGCTCCGTTTGTTTGGTCACGTGCTCCGCACATGACCACACAAAAAAGGGTAAAATTGACCTTACAATCGAATTCaatcaaaacagaaacacGCCATTTTCGAGCCCCAATCTCCCTCAAAATCTTTCCAAAACCTAGATCGCGATCAAAATCCCTCAAACCTAAACTAACCTCACTTCTCCCATAAATTATCGATTAGAAAGAGTGAAAGTCGAGATATTGGGAAGCTAATCTGATAGAATCCCCTTTGTTCAGAATTTGTATAAGCAATGGAGAGTAGAGTGATGTTTGGAATTTTTCGAGAATCTGGGCCACCTCAACCCGATAGTAAGTTTTCGATTAGAATCTATATCTTAATCTCTTTTTCATGTTGATGTGTTATCATGATCTTGTGTATTGGTGATTTGAAATTGATTTTAGGGTTTAaaattgggttttgggttagGGTTTAATAAACGGATTTGAATGTAATCGATTTGTGTGTTCTAGGTTTTTATCTTATTTAGAGTTTGATTATTGATGAAGATGGTTTAGGGTTTGaattttttatgtttaaaCCCCCAAATCTAGTTTGAATTGATACTTAGAGTGGTTTCTCCCTTTTTCAGTTTGATTTCAGTACTAGCTCATCTGTATACGATGGACATAGTCCATGGAGGATATTTCAAAACTGATACATATGGGAGGAAGTACTTTGTTCCTGTGTTTAATAAGAGGGGTGGGAAGACATATTTAGATGGTTTGGATCCTGAGAAGTTTTCATGGGTTGAATTGAACAATATAGCTTGGGAATTAGGATACAGGGAGCTGCCCATATTTTATCATTTCAAGATTTCTAAGACTGAAGCTCATGAAGGGTTGATTCTAATTAAAGGTGATGGTGAATGCAtggagatgatgaagatgatacCAAAGAAGAGACAAATATCTATTTACATAACAGGTGGAGGGAGAAGAAGGTATGATGAAGCTTTAGCTGAGCATAATCTCCCAACTGATCCAAATTGGGAGAATCCCTTGAATAGGCAATCTACAAGAGAAGCATAGAGAAACCATTTTGAAGCAAATTTGATGGCATCACAGTTATATAGCAGTGTTGAGGCCTTGGAGGGTAGAAATGTGCTAGGTGAAGATGTAGATGTAATTGACCTTACTGATGTGAATGAAGATGATGTTGAAGTATGTGTGTTAGGTAGAGATGTAAATGTGGGTTGTGTGAATGAGCCTAAGGTGTGTCCAAGTGGAGGGACATTTGGAAATTTGTCTGATATATTAGGAGATGAAGATTTAAACATGtacgatgatgatgatgatgatgatgatgatgatgatgcaatTTATGGCCATGATGGGAAAAGAATCAGAAGAGAAGTGGTAGGAGACTGTGGGTTTTATTACAAACATACAGCACATAGACCATGGCCTGTTGGTTATAAAGATCAATTGGCAAGGGAAATTGAGGAGATtgagaaaaaagagagagaagcaaCTGAAAAGAGGGAAAGAAAAGAGATTGAGAACTGGAggatagaagaagaaataattAGAGAGAGTCAAGCTTCAGTTGGGCTTAGTAGGGATGAAATTGAGGAAAGAGTaacagagaaagaagaaaatgaacaaaaagaTAGAGAAGAGCAGGTTGCAAGAGAATAGGTTAAGAAACTAGAGAGAGAAGCAGCTGAAAAGAGGGCAGCAGATGCTCTTAAAATGAGGAAAAATGGGAAGAGGCATGTTCAAGGAAGTGAAACAAAGAAGAGTGGTCCTAGGCCTAAGGATGCAAGGTATAACACAAGAAAAGGAGGTGGAAAACCTAGTACAGTGGTTGTAGAGGAATATGACTCCACTGATGACTCTGAATACTATGTGGATTCTGACTATGATTTGGAGCATGATGAGGTTGCAGATGATGTCCAGTTTGAGGAAAATGTGTCAGAACCAAAGCAAGTGCCTGAATATGAAGACATGAGATATGATGGCCATTGTTCAGATGATAATGCTGGATCAGATGAGCTTGAGAACTTAAGTGGTAGTGACACAGGAGAAGATTCTGACTTTAGCTGCTTTAAGGTGGGGGGAATGAAGATCATACCCTGGATCAGATTGGTCGATATTAAAAATCTCATATTCAAGATCAACCTTGCATTCCCTAATCCAGAGCAGTGTAGGGAAGCTGTGAGGGAACATGTAATTAGAAACCAGACTGGTTTATGGTATAAGAAGAATACAAGGAAGAAAATTGAAGTTAAGTGTCAATGGGGTTGTAAATGGAGAATGTATGCAAGTAAGGTTCCAAATTTTGGTGACACCATGGTTGTGAAGACCTTGTTTGACACACACACATGTTCACCAGTGGAAAGTAGCCACTTTCTCAATTTCAGAAGAATATCTAAAGAAGTGAAGGATGCTTTATTGGCTGATGAGAGCTGGTCAAGGCAGGGGATACACCACCATATATTAGAGAAATTTAAATTGGATGTGGGTGTGTATACCATCTCAAGGGCTAAAAGATGTGCAAAAAGGATGAATGAAGGGCATTATATTGAGCAGTACAATCAGTTGGTTTCATATCGAAATGAGTTGTTAAGAAGCAATCTTTGATCCACTGTTGTGATCAAAACACAAATGGATGGACAAGTTAGAAGTTTTCAGAGGATGTACATGTGCTTCAAAGCACAAAAAGATGGTTGGAATGCTGGATGTAGACCCCTGATTTGTTTAGATGGCTGCCATATCAAAGGCCATCATCCTGGACAGCTTTTAACTGCAGTTGGCATTGATGCAAACAATGGGATGTACCCTATTGCCTATGCACTTGTGGAAATAGAGGATCAAGCTACTTGGATCTGGTTCCTTGAATACTTGAAGGGTGATTTGGGTATAGAAAACAGCAAGAGGCTTGTGTTCATGTCTGACAAACAAAAAGGAATAGAAAATGCTATTAAATGTATATTTCTTCAAGTAAATTTCattaatttcaagcttaattattttatgtatcaCCATTAATTAATACATTCTAACACAGATGTTTATATGAAACAACTTTGTATCCTTATGCTGAACATAGGAATTGTGTTTGGCATTTGTACAACAACTTCAAGGGTAAGAATCCAGGAGAGGGACTGAAACAGTTAATGTGGAATACAACAAGAAGTAGTACTGAAACTTGGTATAAGAAGCACATGGATGACTTGAAGATGTTGAGTCCTGATGCATTTAACTGGTTTCATGACAAACCTCCAAGACATTGGAGTAGAGCTTTCTTTGTTGATGACTCAAAGTGTGATATCCTCCTCAACAACCTGTGTGAGTCCTTCAACCATGCCATCTTACCTTGTAGGGATAAGTCTGTTCTTACCATGTTTGAGAAGTTGAGGATGGATATGATGGTGAGGAATGCAAACATAAGGGTTTCTTGTGAGCAGTGGAAGGGAGTCGTTGGTCCTAGGATAAAGAAGATAATAGTTAAGACTGCAGAGAGAGTAACACAGTACAAAGCACATAGGAGAACTGAGTACAGCTACCAAGTTACTGGAACATGGGAAAATGGCAGCAAGCATGCAGTGGACTTCGGTCTTCATACATGTACTTGCAGAAGGTGGCAGCTTAGTGGCATACCTTGTGTACATGCCCTCTGCGCAATAAGATTCAAGAAACATGATCCTGATTTGTATTGTGATGACTACCTCATGGCTTCTACCTATTTGCAGACATATACACCTGCCATAAGCCCCATTGCAGGGTAGGATGATTGGGAACAAGTTGACTTCCCAATTGCTCCTCCTCCATATAAGAAGCAAGCTGGCAGGccaaaaatgaagagaacTAAGGAAGCTGGTGAGAAGAACAAGGGCATGGCACCACCAGCTCCCATCCAGGGGAAATAGGGGTTGAAAACTGGTAAAACTGGCATTAAGATGACTTGTGGAATTTGTAAACAACAAGGACACAACAAAACGGGTTGTCCTATACCTAAGGCTAAAAAACTTGCATCAGTAAGTTCTTTTCACTCACCTACACTGATTCATTGCATTAGAGCTAAGGTttgttgtttatttttattcaattaaataatttgatttgttattggaACAGGGGGAAGGACAATCTAGTGGAGCTAGCATAAAGAAGAGAGTTAGAGCTAAGGTTTGTTGTTTTGACTTAATTATAGAGTAATGAGATTGTTGTCTTGCAATTGTTGTGACATTGAATATGTGATTTTACTTTGGAATTTTGCACTGATTTAGGTTACCAGAGCTGCAGCCCCATCTACAGCTGCTACTAATGTCAAGGACCAAGTTATAAGGTCTGTGAAGGGCTGGTATAAGAGAAAGGCAGCAGATGGAGGTACTTCTGCTGAGTTTGCTGCTGCTTCTTCCTCAACTCAAACTCAACATGTAGCTACACAAGAGAGTCAAAACAATGTTGATTAGGAGTCCTAAAAAGTGTAATTCATCTAACTATGTCCTTTTTTTGTACTCTTAAATTTATGGTGTTTAATGACAATATTTAGTGTACTTTGATCTCAAAGTTGTTTTTAATGACATCTCTTTTTGAATGCATACATGAAGTTCAATTTTCATCcatatgtttttcttctttgtattTGTGTTAGTCAATCACAGTACCCATACTTTTACATGGAtgatcaatgtagtacccagaAGATGGAGGGAAATGATGTAAAAGAGATATAATAACAATTGGCGGGAAAATTTGATTTGGAACACACATAGAATATGGTTATTTcagtaaaaatatttttttttgcggTCATGTGCGGAGCACGTGACCAAACAAACGGAACTGTAACGGAAATTGGCGTCAGACCCCTCATTGATAGCGAAtaacgagtttgggtactacattggtacaaattcgagttggggtactacattgaccttgccacaagagtttgggtactgaTGGTGAAATTTACTCTTTTATTAATTTGTAAAATCAAAACACCTTTGGAGGGTTGCATCTTGAGTAAATGACATCCGATCACCAGCTAATTGAAGagatttaatttcgaaatGTCTTATATGATACTAATATTGTGGCAAATGTAGTTTCAAACCTTAGACATTCAATCGCACAATTTATAGTTGGAATCACATTGTGACTAAATCCGTATCAACGCCTATAAGTTTTTATCTTGTAAATTTAGGATGTTTGGGAGGCGTTTCTTTGCTACTTTACTTTTATTTATCGAAATTCATATCCGAAAAGGTGATCGAGATGTTTAAGGAGAAAGTAAGACAGTAGTAGAGTGATTAGTGATATTCTTATTCATTGATAGGATTCACATGAACCTATAGATGATTACGAATTATATAGGAATTATTTCATATGTACCCCCGACAAACCCGGGACCCTAGTAAATCTATTACTACATGGAAATGATAGAATAGACGATGCTCATAGAGCCCATCTCAAAAATTCAGAGGAAAACTTGTCACCCAAAGCCCACATAGTCAAGACGCCCCTACTTAAAACCGAAACTCAAAATCGAAGTCTTCCAGCTTTGTCGGCAGGCACTTCCCTCAGTCTCTCTGAAACTCTTGACCTCCCAAAAATCCAGATCAATCGGAATGACCACGCAGACGACGACATGGCCATCTCGATCCAACGCCTCTCGTTTCACCTCCCTCCCGCCACCCAAAACCGACGCCGGACGAACCCGCCACCACCCCCAGAGCTTCCGGAAGCACGGcaccctctcctcc
This is a stretch of genomic DNA from Argentina anserina chromosome 4, drPotAnse1.1, whole genome shotgun sequence. It encodes these proteins:
- the LOC126792386 gene encoding uncharacterized protein LOC126792386; amino-acid sequence: MASQLYSSVEALEGRNVLGEDVDVIDLTDVNEDDVEVCVLGRDVNVGCVNEPKVCPSGGTFGNLSDILGDEDLNMYDDDDDDDDDDDAIYGHDGKRIRREVVGDCGFYYKHTAHRPWPVGYKDQLAREIEEIEKKEREATEKRERKEIENWRIEEEIIRESQASVGLSRDEIEERVTEKEENEQKDREEQVARE
- the LOC126792387 gene encoding uncharacterized protein LOC126792387 — translated: MDGQVRSFQRMYMCFKAQKDGWNAGCRPLICLDGCHIKGHHPGQLLTAVGIDANNGMYPIAYALVEIEDQATWIWFLEYLKGDLGIENSKRLVFMNCVWHLYNNFKGKNPGEGLKQLMWNTTRSSTETWYKKHMDDLKMLSPDAFNWFHDKPPRHWSRAFFVDDSKCDILLNNLCESFNHAILPCRDKSVLTMFEKLRMDMMVRNANIRVSCEQWKGVVGPRIKKIIVKTAERVTQYKAHRRTEYSYQVTGTWENGSKHAVDFGLHTCTCRRWQLSGIPCVHALCAIRFKKHDPDLYCDDYLMASTYLQTYTPAISPIAG